In a genomic window of Bicyclus anynana chromosome 5, ilBicAnyn1.1, whole genome shotgun sequence:
- the LOC112051346 gene encoding 15-hydroxyprostaglandin dehydrogenase [NAD(+)]: MFCLKDKVALVTGGANGIGAAIVKEFLKEGVKFVSILDLEEKSGTALAEALAATYGKDKVEFFKCDVTKDDELFAAFEKTAKANGGLDIVVNNAGIANDDIYKKEIEVNFTALVTSTLKALKLMRSDRGGKGGTVINVSSVSALALLSPTAFVYGATKAAGLHFTSSIGKEAYYSSTKVRTLSICFGATDTDLISDVRSFDEELTQKMKTIVKYDPLQTAEDAAKGVVEAYKTGDSGSTWLIWCKVQDITDRVKKGYEIMAGDIFD, from the exons atgttttgtttaaaagataAAGTGGCGTTGGTTACTGGCGGAGCCAATGGCATAGGAGCGGcgatagtgaaagaatttttaaaagaaggtgttaag tttGTTTCCATACTGGATCTTGAAGAAAAATCTGGAACAGCTCTCGCCGAAGCATTAGCGGCGACATATGGGAAGGATAAagttgaatttttcaaatgcgACGTCACAAAAGATGATGAACTGTTTGCTGCTTTTGAGAAAACAGCGAAAGCAAATGGTGGTCTTGATATAGTAGTTAACAACGCTGGTATAGCAAATGACGATATTTACAAGAAAGAGATTGAAGTTAATttt acTGCTCTTGTTACGAGTACCTTGAAGGCTTTGAAATTGATGCGAAGTGACCGAGGTGGTAAAGGAGGAACTGTAATAAATGTTTCTTCGGTCAGTGCACTTGCTTTACTATCACCAACGGCCTTCGTCTATGGCGCAACGAAAGCCGCAGGTcttcattttacatcaagtatTGGG AAAGAAGCCTATTACAGTAGCACAAAAGTTCGAACTTTAAGCATATGTTTCGGAGCTACAGACACCGATTTAATATCTGATGTACGAAGCTTTGATGAAGAGCTGACACAGAAAATGAAAACTATAGTAAAATATGATCCATTGCAaac TGCAGAAGATGCAGCTAAGGGTGTTGTGGAAGCATATAAAACTGGAGACAGTGGCAGTACTTGGCTCATATGGTGTAAAGTTCAAGACATCACTGACAGAGTTAAAAAAGGTTATGAAATTATGGCTGGAGATATATTTGACTAA
- the LOC112051345 gene encoding 15-hydroxyprostaglandin dehydrogenase [NAD(+)], whose product MHDLKNKVAIVTGGANGIGAGIVREFVKEGAKHVAIIDVVENTGAVLETEINNKHGKEIVRFYKCDVSKAEELYNVFNKVIEQHGYIDIVVNNAGTADESSDKYKTQIDVNFTAIVSSSFKALELMRVDQGGKGGTIINVSSIVALSHDIGLLPVYAGTKSAILQFSSRLGLEELYSRTNVRVLTVCFGATQTNIFKTCKSYDDQVTQVIREYFLTCEAQSPEVAAQGVVQSYKIGESGSAWLINNNTTLDITDRIKKANEIMSADIFST is encoded by the exons ATgcacgatttaaaaaataaagtggcAATCGTCACTGGCGGTGCTAACGGTATCGGTGCTGGTATTGTGAGAGAGTTTGTTAAGGAGGGCGCAAAG CATGTAGCAATCATAGACGTTGTAGAAAACACCGGCGCAGTGCTTGAAACGgaaataaacaacaaacatGGCAAAGAAATCGTGCGCTTCTACAAATGTGATGTTTCTAAAGCAGAAGAATTGTATAATGTTTTCAATAAAGTTATAGAACAGCATGGATATATAGATATAGTTGTAAATAATGCTGGCACAGCAGATGAATCTAGCGACAAATACAAAACGCAAATAGACGTGAATTTT acaGCCATAGTTTCGTCGTCTTTTAAAGCATTAGAGTTGATGAGGGTTGATCAAGGTGGGAAAGGCGGAACTATTATCAACGTGTCCTCAATAGTTGCTCTTTCTCATGATATCGGTCTACTTCCTGTGTATGCTGGCACTAAAAGCGCAATACTACAATTCAGTAGTCGCCTTGGG ttggAAGAACTTTATTCGCGAACTAATGTGCGCGTACTGACAGTGTGTTTTGGAGCGACTCAGACTAACATCTTTAAAACGTGCAAAAGTTACGACGATCAGGTCACACAGGTCATAAGAGAGTATTTCTTGACCTGCGAAGCACAGTC ACCCGAAGTGGCAGCTCAGGGAGTGGTGCAAAGTTACAAAATCGGGGAGAGTGGCAGCGCCTGGCTAATTAACAACAACACTACGTTGGATATAACGGACAGAATCAAAAAAGCTAATGAAATTATGTCTGCAGACATATTCTCAACCTAA
- the LOC112051339 gene encoding 15-hydroxyprostaglandin dehydrogenase [NAD(+)], whose protein sequence is MFDVKDKVFLVTGAASGIGAGVVRALLDRGAKNVAVLDVNINAGEALIKELNAKHGEKKAIFIKCDVATNDVDTAFDETFKQFGYIDCVINNAGLMNDHPDIYEKQMLVNVSGLIIGSMKAYNAMRKDKDGRGGTIINISSIVALIQTPLLPIYSATKSAVLQFSNCLGMNVHYSRSDVRVIAVCFGITDTNLIKGRIGCIDEETEERMMIAIKKFPAQCIDSAVTGLLAAYEKGDSGSTWLVTTDRPAEEITDNVKKAFDILGQGVFTQ, encoded by the exons ATGTTTGACGTGAAGGACAAAGTATTTTTGGTTACTGGCGCTGCTTCGGGGATCGGCGCAGGTGTGGTCCGGGCCTTATTGGACAGAGGAGCCAAG aatgtAGCAGTGCTAGATGTTAATATAAACGCAGGAGAAGCTTTAATAAAGGAGTTGAACGCTAAGCACGGGGAGAAAAAAGCGATATTTATTAAATGCGACGTCGCGACCAATGATGTGGACACAGCCTTTGATGAAACTTTTAAACAGTTTGGTTATATTGATTGCGTTATCAACAATGCTGGACTAATGAATGACCATCCCGATATATACGAGAAACAGATGTTGGTGAATGTG tCAGGCTTAATAATAGGATCGATGAAAGCCTACAATGCAATGCGCAAGGACAAAGATGGTCGAGGCGGCACGATCATCAACATTTCGTCAATAGTGGCGCTGATACAAACTCCGCTTCTGCCGATCTACAGTGCGACTAAGAGTGCAGTGTTACAGTTTAGCAACTGTCTAGGG ATGAATGTCCATTACTCACGCTCCGATGTTCGTGTGATTGCCGTTTGCTTCGGCATAACTGATACAAATCTGATCAAAGGGCGAATCGGGTGCATCGATGAAGAAACTGAAGAAAGGATGATGATTGCAATAAAGAAATTTCCTGCTCAATG TATAGACTCTGCTGTCACCGGACTTTTAGCAGCATATGAAAAAGGTGATAGTGGTAGCACGTGGTTAGTTACAACCGATAGACCAGCAGAAGAAATCACAGATAACGTAAAGAAAGCCTTCGACATATTGGGTCAAGGAGTATTCACACAATGA